The window tttagaatggactgtggatctccttgcagtccaggggactctcaagagtcttctccaacaccacagttcaaaagcatcaattcttcggttggTGCAAACATAGTTGCAATTTCAgaccgtgaattttaaatcattataactaggctcaagcacatctttattaatcaaaataggaaccattacaatcaacacatttttgccaagagaagtttgtttattcctgtagcataaaaatccttGCCTTGGTATTCGGTGAAATCTTGGAAACCATTTTCTGCCTCCTACtgattgtggaagcattttccctgcaaaaaattgtcaagatgcttgaagaagtcaTAGTCgtttggcaagaggtcaggtgaatatggcggatgaggcaaaacttcgtagcccaGCTCATTcagcttttgaagtgttggttttGTGATGTGCGGTTGGGCATTCCTGTGAAGGATTGAGCCCTTTCTGTTGGCCAGTGCTGGCTGCAGGCCTTGCAGTTTTCGGTGCATCTCAtccatttgctgagcatacttctcagatgtattggttttgccgaaATTCAGAAAGCTGTATTGGTTCGGACAGGCAGCAGACACCAAACGGTAACCATGAGCTTTTTTTGGTGCAGTTTTGGCTtttggaagtgctttggagcttattcttggtccagccactgaggtggtcattgctggttgtcatataaaatctacttttcatGGCACATCACAATCTTATTGAGAAATGATTTGTTGTTGTGTACAGTAAGAGAAgacgacacttcaaaatgacaattttttgaTTTGCGGTCCACTCATGAGGCACTCACTCACTGAGTTTTCTCACCTTtctaatttgcttcaaatgctgaacaacTGTAGAATGGTGGATGTTGAGTTCTTGTGCAACTTCTCGTGTAgttttaagaggatcagctttgatgatcctctcagttggtcattgCCAACTTCTGACGGCCATCCACTGCTCTCATCTTctaggctctcatctcctttgcaaaacttcttgaaccaccaccaTATTGtacgttcattagcagttcctgggctgaATGCACTGTTGATATcatgagttgtctctgctgctttatgacttGAGTAAGAAAATCgctcgaatttgctttttgtctaaaatcatttccatagtctaaaatgaatataaaatacacagcaagtaataaatcattagcaaaaaaacaaagcgagaaatgcacattaaaatgatgtataacatgactacatttatttaagaatgtattccagtatcaagggctttccttgtgactcagctggtaaagaatccgcctgcattgcgggagagctgggttcagtccctgggttgggaatgtctcctggagaagggaagggctacccactctagtattctggcctggagaattccatggactatatatagtccatgggtttgcaaagaattggacacggctgaacgactttcactttccagtatcAAACAGCGAAGTCCAACCATggaaaactgcaattacttttgcaccaacctgaTAGTACTTCTAAGATAATGTTTGAATTGAAGTGGTAATAGTGGGCcatttttgtctgattttctaATCTTAGGGGAGAAAGCTTTTAATAACTTACCATTAATTATGATACTTACTCTAGATTTTTCTTAGAGATTTGTGAAAAGATTAAGGAATcagttttaggttttattttatcaATTAAGATAAAGAAAGGATTTTATCAGTCCTTTCTTCTGCCCATGTGAAGACAATaaatttttctccttatttttggTTAATGAGATGAATTCTATTGATTGATAATTTCAGTAATATACTACAGTAAAATTGGAAGTTAATTATAGTTAAGCAAGGTGGAGAAAAAATGTTAATCTTGAAGCAtagaaattttttcaaaattcttaagttttaaaaaaattgtgtagAAAATTTAATCCATTTGTAAATAGATCTGTTCTAATAATACATATTGAATCAATTATAATAGAAGTCAGTGAGAATGAagatgtaaatttaaaaagaggtgagGCAAGATTTCACTCAATAATGATTCTCTAACTGAACCTGTGATTACCTTAGGCATGTCATAGGAAACAATCCATGGTAAAAATAGTGTGAAAGAATCAAAGTGCAAAAATCTATGAAATACTAATTTTAACCttgttttcaagtttattttgatGTTTATAAGTGGGAGGAAACCATGGTACAGATTTCCAAACACACAGGTGAATTATTTTTAGCTTAAACTTTACCTCATGCTATTATTAATATTGTATGTTTTTGTGAACATACCACATACGTGCTGAGTTgctttcagtcatatccaactctttgggaccccatggactatggcccaacaggctcctctgtccatgggattctctaggcaagaatactggagtgggttgctgtgccctcctacaggggattttccccacccagggatcaaacccatgtctcttatgtctcctgtattagcaggcaagttcttttaccactaatgccacctgagaagccaccaCATAATGAGCCAGAAAAAGTGTTCAAAAGCACTTGGCAGGGAAAGTAAAGTGAATCTGgaatttaaataattgaaaagccaataagtttaaaaattattcccaATCCCATGTTCATCTTTAAGCATCTTTTGATTCAGTTATTCTATATATAATGTTTgaggagggcttctctggtggctcagtggtaaagaacccacctaccaattctgaagatacgggtttgatccctgggtcaggaagatcccctggagaaggaaatggcaacccactccagtattcttgcctgggaaatcccatggacagaggagcctagtgggctacagtccatggggtcgcagagtcggacttagcgactaaaagaACAGCAAAATTTTAGAGGAATGGTTGGTTTTTGTTTGCCAGAGTTAGCAGAAATCCTTTTTCCTCATTTCAGCTAATCACTGGGTAATTGcgacttcctttttattttgcagCCTATTTTGACTACAAAGACGAGTCTGGGTTTCCAAAGCCCCCATCTTACAATGTGGCTACCACACTGCCCAGTTATGATGAAGCTGAGAGAACCAAAGCTGAAGCCACTATCCCTTTGGTTCCTGGAAGAGTAAGTCCAATTTAGACCTTGTTATTTGGTACTAGTTTATGAGAATTAAGTTCTTTGCGTTATCAACTTTGTGATATTACTTAGATTAAATTGATTAGTAAAAGTACAACTAATCTTTAAAATCAGATACGTTTTTCTTTTGGGATAATAGACTCTTATCTTTTCCTGAAGATGATGGAGGTAAACAGTATAAAAGAGCAGAAAAATCACTAGTCAAACCAGCTCATTTCCCCTGTATCTCTACTACTACCTTCACTTTCTCAAGTCTTCTTTCATGGCTGAAACATCTTGGAGCAGAGCTGATATAGGAATATACCAATTTTGCCTTGATTCTGCACACTTAATATTTTGGTGTTAAGTAGATAGCTGCTTAGGAGTTTGTGGAGAGAATAAATAAGTGCAGCTTCATAACATTAAACTCAGAGGGGCTCTAACAATCATCTGGTTGAACCCTGTGCCACCAGCAGTCCAGATGATGCCATCTGTGGAGGCATAATGAATTCAGATTCTGTCTGGCCTGATGTTACTtcttgggagtgggggtgggatgtCATGAAAACCAGTGGAGAATTTTGGGCACTCATGATTCATAATGTCAGACCTATAAGTGATACAATTGTGGTATCACACGTATTCATTCAGGTTGAAGCTGGTACAAGTGGGACCTTGGGCCTGATactgagagaaaggagaagagcgGGATCCAGTCCCTGGAAATGGGGCAGTCAGGGCTCCAGACCCTAGGCCTGGCAGGAAGCTAgagtaaaatataagaataagaaTATAAGTTCAGTCTGGGCAGTGCAGTGACACAAGGCCCAGAAGTTCAGGCCTTAGGATGGTAGACTGTTTGCAGGTCACATCTTCCATGAGGGGTAACACTCCTAAAACCACTGATTGGCAGAAGTTACAGTTGATGAGCGTAGTCTATGCTGATTCTGCATGGTGACATGCATTCACTTCTTACAGGCGCAAGGAAGAAGAACTCTCATGGAGCTCATTGTCTAAAGAGAAAACAGTGTTTATATAGTTAACATGTATTGGAAGCAAACAACATGGTTGACACTGTGTTTCGTgcttatatatatagtatatattattttcagtctTCACAGTAACCTTGCAAGGTAGAGAttatattatctccattttacagatgcaaaaattgAGACCCAGAGAGATTAAAAATTGCCCAAAGTCCTATAGCTAATAAGTAGCATAGGTGAGTCAAGCCCAGACATTTTAGACTCCAAAGTCCTTGTATCTGCTCTCTAGATCTCTTGAATTATGGTAACTGTCCCATAGAAATAGACCAGGAGATTAGTGCGGCTTAATCACAGAACTgttttatttgacaaatataCACATTTAAGAACTTCTTAAGGGGTTTtgttattcaacaaatatgtatggaacacttttatatataatttgctATGTATTTTGCAGTGGATAGATAGAAGGCTTTGTATAAGGCAATGCTCCTGCCATACAAGAGCTTAAAGTCCAGCTGGGGAACAGGCCCACAAAGACCTGTATCTAAGGGGCAGCACAAGAGCAGTGAGCATTAAGAATTGTGACTTTAACCTTGTGATCATGGGGAAGATGGGATTTGAAGTGGGCCCTGAGTTTTGATGGAGAAGAACATTCTAGAGGGGAAAGCTCAGAAAGCAGATGTGATTCAGCCAAGTACAGGGCAGTTTCTGTGGTTGTAGTGATTGGTGTTGCTTCAGCAAAGAGTTTGGCCAGAACTGTAGGTCATAGAATCTTCTGAATGCTAGGCTGAGACATTTAGACTTACATGTAGGTCACACTGAATCCTTCAAAGTTTTTAAGTGTGGGTATGATAAGACAAGTATGGTGTTTTAGAAACATTAACCTGGTGACAATTTTAGGAGGAATTTTGGGACTAGAGATACCAAGATAGAAAGAATGGTTAGAAGACATTTATAGTATTACTAGGCATTACTTCCATGTATTTTGGTAGTTTATTTTGAATAGTTATGCACAAAACAGTTtctctttttgtattttatttatctttatttttggctgtgcttggtcctCGTTGCTGTGCCGGCTTGTCTCTAGTtgtgagcgggggctgctctctatagcagtgcacaggcttctcattgcagtggcttctcttgttgcagagcatgggctctagaacacatgggcttcggtagttgtggctcatgagctcagtagttgcagcacctgggctctggagcatagACTCAATAGTTtgggctcatgggcttagttgctctgcagcatgtgggatcttcccagatcaggaccagaacccatgtcccctggattggcaggcagattctttaccactgagccaccagggatgcccacaaAACAGTGACTTTCTATTTTGGCAAAGCCTGTTCTTCCTGCTATTATGAATTCAGAATACtaagtatttcttatttttaaaaatatgaaagaaccCATTCTTGTATAAATTTCAAACATTAGAGGAAAGATAGTAAATTAGATGAAGCTGCTACTTCCACTTCTTCTTTGGTTCCCCTCTTCAGGGGAATGAGTTAACAGCTTATTAGGAATGTCCCAGTCCCTTTTCTGTGTAGGGCAAGTTTTGGTTCTCtctaaagttttctttatttgtttgtttatttttcatttgaggaACCCTCATTGGACTGTGTACAAGTCTACCACTTTAAgtgtgtattcattttttttttttcaatatttcagcACATACCTACAATTAGTTGAAAAGGTAGGGGActttactggtggtccagtggctaaaaatcCACGTCCCAGTGCAGAgtacacaggttcaacccctggtctgggaagatcccatatcgTGCAGGCAAACTAAGACAGTTGTTGAAGCCCACGCACACTGAAGTTCGTGCTCaagagaagaaacaagagaagccaccgcagtgagaaacaCATGCATCTCAATGAACAGTAGCCCttgctccccacaactagagaaaagcacgTGTGTAACATCGAAGGCcaagcacagccataaataaataaattttaaaaattaaaaagaaaagaaaaaggtaggCTACATATGTTGGTGTCAGTGTTGGTCAAGATCATGTTCCTTCTAGACTTGCAGCACTATGTTTTCTGGTTAGGATGGAAAGGATTCTCTCTGCCAGTAAGATTGGAAGTGAGGTTGTTTCAGACCTGTATACTGGTATAAATAGTTCTGGAGTTGAGCATGGGCAGCACTGTTAGACTCTTCATATGTGATCACAGTATCTTCTTCCATCTGCCCCCACCAAGTCAGTTTCATAAAACTCTTGAGCTAATCAATGGTATTTTCTCAGTAGGTCCAGGATTACTAATATTCTGGGCTAAACAGGCCCTGGATTACTGATATTCTAGCATTAAAGCCAAATGTGtaagagaattttctttttctttatacgtatatttctttatgtttttatatatatgtgtgtgtgtatgaataagGAAGAGTGAATAGTTCTTTGTgaactttataatttttgcaatatATTGTTAAAGAACTTgggtcagaaagtgaaaaattcctttcatttcagaaaaaaattttatattagaaGACCAATGAAAAATTTAACATATACTAAAGCTTAATGCTCTTAGTTTTAAATTGAGCCAAAGCAGTACGTTTTACCCTTGGAAGTCACTTTTGtccctttttcaattttttttgatgtCTTTCCTTTGCCTTGAAATAATTTATTGTGAACttaccttttcttttcatttaggaTGAGGAGTTTGCAGGTCGGGAGGAGTTTGATGATCCTGACCAGATGAGGATAGGAAACGATGGGATTTTCATGTTAACTTTCTTCAGTAAGTATATACACACAGCAGAGCCCCTTCCCGCAAACCAGAGTGCTTTAGATTCTGAGTGAATATGACTGAATTAAAAGAACTAATTGAGATAATACTTTAATAATTATATGTATTTGATGCCTTTTACTGACACATTCAAAGCACAGTACACTTTCATCTTTCCTGTCTCTGTCTTCAATTTCTGTGAATATCTATGGAAAATATACTTAAAGCAGTTATGGGGGATGCTACATTTTTCTTGAGCTGAGCTTCATTTTTCTGATCTTCAGAACCCCTTAAGCATTCCTCCTACTCATTCTTGACCAGTAAAATAGGAATTAAATGCCTTTGTCTGATGAATTCTGTTTTGCATGCTTCTATTTTCTATCACATCAAAGTCGGCCTGATTTTTCCCCCTTGATGTTATTTTGCATTTAACTTTCCATATGCCTGACTTGGGAGTGAGCAACCATTTCAGAAATTCTATTTGCTGTATTAAAAAGATATGAAGGAAATGTAGTGCTTTTAAAGGTAACGAATTATGTAAGCTGTCAAAGTTTACAGAAGCAAGAGGATGAATGACTTGAATCAGAGTATTTAGGGGCATTAATTTAATGTTCAAATAATGTTTAATTACTCAGGTATAACATATACAGTAAAGGGTGCAAGTCATAAGTATGAAGTTTGGTGATATTAAGTTATTTCTTAAAGTGTATAGCAGTAGATGTAATAATAAAACACCTGATATTTAGAGACTGTGGTTTCTTGTTTGCTTTtgggaggaagacagaggatggcCATTTTGGGGAGGTGAGGTAAGAATTGTGGAGGGTGGGCTCAGCTCGTTTATCCTTGAGAAAGCCATTTAAGCAGAAGTAAATCCAGAGTGCACCCTTagaactcttgcttcttggataACAGGATGTGTCTGACctgcctcttttcttctcttggctTTTACAGTGGCATTCCTCTTTAACTGGATTGGGttcttcctgtctttttgcctgACCACTTCAGCTGCAGGAAGGTATGGGGCCATTTCAGGATTTGGTCTCTCTCTAATTAAGTGGATCCTGATTGTGAGGGTAAGTTAAGTTGTACACCAGCAGTGATAGACTCTGGAGAAGAATGAGTggaataattttgaatatttgaCTTCAGAATTATctcaacatttaaaatgattttttgtttgtctttggtTTCAGAAAATTGAACCTAGATCAGTTGTAGTTGGTTCATGCACACAAGTTTTGTAGTCAAATCTGCAAAATATCGGTGGCCCTAGGATATCTATCCTTGTTCAGctgctttctctgtttttaatgtttataatgtGATACTACATGTATTTGTTCTGAAATTAGTTGTTTTTATAATAAGGGTCTATTAACTTTCTGGTATCTCAtcaaaagcagacatttctcTCATTCATGCTGCTGAAGTTTGAGtccttcttctctcttcccctctattcttttctccctccttcctccctctcaacCTTCCTCTCTTCCAAGATTGGTTGTAAGTAGCATCATTGGTTATGCCAGGATATTTGGAGAGCCAGAACTGTTCAACAAGCCCTACTCCATTAGGGGCCCTTATCTCTAAAGTAAATAAGAGAGAGATCTTAAGTGATGTAGAAGTTACCAGTTAGTTAGAATTGCATGAAGTAATTTAAAGTTGTAAAAGATCTAGTTTCTTAAAGTGTCCTCTGATTTGAGGTAAGTTTACTGCCATTGTTAGCTTTATAATATAAAAGCAAGGTGTTTATCATAAACTGGCATTATTAAACTAATGGGTGTTGACTGAGCCATAGagtttttcaaagttatttattCTATGGCCTTTAACATTTTTAGAATTCCAAGTTCCTTTGAGAATCTGATAAAAATTATGGGCTTTTCTCCTAGACAACTAACATATACTCTCCTAAAACATGGTCTTTAGGTTATGAACTCAAGCCATAAAGAAGTTTTTCATTCCTTCTCTAAATCTTATTAATcaagaagtaaaactatttgaATGCTCAAACTGTGCTAAGCTCTAGTCTTCAACAGAAAGCAAGATCGAAGTAGTTaccaatctttttatttttactaaattttaaaaagaattaatcaGCTTTTATCAATTAGGATGGTCTTTGGAGTAACAGAACATGTAGCTCAAAAATGGCGTAGAAAACATTGGGGAAATTTTATTTCCAGTGAAAATAAGTCCTGACATGGAGGTCAGTTAAATGTTTCACTGATATCAAGGACAGCCGACAGGTGGCTCAACCTATTGGTATAGCTGGCCATGGCAGTTTCAGGCATCACGTCAGAAACACAACAGTGctcagcagaagaaaggaaactatttcctctccctttctttttaagAGCTAAGAAGCTTTCCTCGCAGCTCTTAATTCCCACTGGCCACAATAGTATCATGTCCTATATAGTCCCCGGCAAAGGAATGGGATTATCATCATGTACATGGTAAAGCTTCCAAGGTCAAGGCATGGCTGAAAGGGCAGGAACAAAATCAGGGATCATTAGAAAGGAGGCCAAATATAGTTGAGTTTGGCACTGTGTAAGCAAAATGAAAGTATCATCAAGACATAtttctggggcttcctggtggctcagtggtaaagaatccgtgtgccaatgcagaagacacaggtttgatccctgatccaggaagatcccacatgccacagagcaactaagcccatgtgccacaactaataagcgtgtgctctagagccagggagactcaactactgagcccacaggccaccaactactgaagcctgcatgctctcgaacctgtgctttgcaacaagagaagccgcaacagtgagaagcccgtgcgctgaaactggagagcagccccagctctcacaactagaggaaagcctgcacagcagtgaagaccccgcaaggccaaaaataaataaaatttctttttaaaaaagacatatttctaaaagaggaaaaatatttttaaaaaaacaaacaggtttGAGCACTTTCAAAACAAGGTGTATGTAAAGCTGAAAGCTACCATATTTCAAGATTGCTTTTCCACGAAAGGAAGTTTATTAGCAAATATTGTAATCATTTCAAATCTGTACTATATAAAATACTTTGACtaaatttttagaagtttttgTAGGACTAAATGAGCAACAGCATTTGTGTACAAGGTAAAATCTTGTGTTTTGTAAACTCTTAAgctaaaatgtgaaataaatatcTGCAGAGGTTCTCTAaagtattttgctttatttttcagttttccacTTACTTCCCTGGATATTTTGATGGTCAGTACTGGCTCTGGTGGGTGTTCCTGGTTCTAGgtaagtgcttttaaaaaagacaaaggagagaaaagattaTGTTAAGTTTTAGAAGTAAAATTACTTTTAGTAAACCTTCATCTCACTACTATACAGTAATATATTAGTGATaataagtataattttaaaaatatgtcaaaggTTAGGCTGTTATCACCATCAGAGTAACATACATATTCATAGAATGTCTCTTAGTGGTGGTAAATTTTTCCTAACCCATCCATACACACTTCTCACATTTTCCATGTAGCCAGAGG is drawn from Bos mutus isolate GX-2022 chromosome 7, NWIPB_WYAK_1.1, whole genome shotgun sequence and contains these coding sequences:
- the NDFIP1 gene encoding NEDD4 family-interacting protein 1, whose translation is MALALAALAAVEPACGNRYQQLQNEEEPGEPEQAAGDAPPPYSSISAESAAYFDYKDESGFPKPPSYNVATTLPSYDEAERTKAEATIPLVPGRDEEFAGREEFDDPDQMRIGNDGIFMLTFFMAFLFNWIGFFLSFCLTTSAAGRYGAISGFGLSLIKWILIVRFSTYFPGYFDGQYWLWWVFLVLGFLLFLRGFINYAKVRKMPENFSNLPRTRVLFIY